From the uncultured Trichococcus sp. genome, one window contains:
- the rlmH gene encoding 23S rRNA (pseudouridine(1915)-N(3))-methyltransferase RlmH, producing the protein MNIKIITVGKLKEKYLKEGIAEYTKRLGSYCKLQIIEVGDEKAPENLSDKEMEMIKDKEGEKILAKIPEQSYVFAMAIQGKQYDSVEFANEIDKLGTSGKSDIVFIIGGSLGLSQAVLSRANQHISFGKLTYPHQLMRLVLVEQIYRAFRIIHGHAYHK; encoded by the coding sequence ATGAACATAAAAATCATCACGGTCGGAAAACTGAAGGAAAAATATCTGAAGGAGGGCATCGCCGAATACACGAAGCGGCTCGGCAGCTACTGCAAGCTGCAGATCATCGAAGTCGGGGATGAAAAAGCGCCCGAAAACCTGAGCGATAAAGAGATGGAAATGATCAAGGACAAGGAAGGCGAAAAGATCCTAGCAAAAATCCCGGAACAGAGCTATGTCTTCGCGATGGCGATCCAGGGCAAACAGTATGATTCGGTGGAATTCGCCAACGAAATCGACAAACTCGGCACCTCCGGCAAAAGCGACATCGTCTTCATCATCGGCGGCTCGCTCGGCCTCAGCCAAGCCGTCCTGTCCCGCGCCAACCAACACATCTCCTTCGGCAAACTGACCTACCCGCACCAACTCATGCGCCTCGTGCTCGTCGAACAGATCTACAGAGCGTTCCGGATTATCCATGGGCATGCTTACCATAAATGA